Proteins encoded together in one Planctomycetia bacterium window:
- a CDS encoding hemolysin family protein, with protein MDFVWGTLAVLALVAANGFFVAAEFALVKVRKTRIDQLVAEGRRSAKIVQGQLEHLDNYIAATQLGITLASLALGWVGEPALARLFDPVFASIVGEGSKVLSHALAFGVSFFLITALHIVMGELVPKSIALQRSEMTAMWVARPLAIFNRIFRPIVLLMNGIGNLVVRSFGLSSTDDHASIHSVEELEMLVAQSREAGILKPSEERMLRRVFDFGDKRVSQVMMPRTEVEGIPSNAKFPQLIELAATRRFTRFPVYEESLDNIIGVLNIKDLFEMVYQTQEGRKPAFSLRSLIRPVISVPGVLSIDDLLSEMLAKQCHMAVVIDEYGGTAGIVTFEDILEELVGDVRDEFDTNEEESRHPVEVHADGSASISGLMTVSEFNEQFGTELSEQEGYETIAGYTLTQLRRSAEVGDEVVVGQYKLHVDEMADMRIARLIVRRAEISEPQPAAEPAE; from the coding sequence ATGGACTTTGTTTGGGGAACGCTCGCCGTCTTGGCCTTGGTCGCCGCGAATGGTTTTTTCGTCGCCGCGGAATTTGCGCTGGTGAAAGTGCGCAAGACGCGCATCGATCAGCTCGTCGCCGAAGGGAGACGAAGCGCGAAGATCGTCCAAGGGCAACTGGAACATCTCGACAACTATATCGCCGCCACGCAGTTGGGGATTACGCTCGCAAGCTTGGCCTTGGGTTGGGTCGGCGAGCCTGCATTGGCTCGGTTGTTCGATCCGGTGTTCGCGTCGATCGTCGGCGAAGGCTCGAAGGTTCTTTCGCACGCGCTGGCGTTCGGCGTGAGTTTCTTTCTGATCACGGCGCTGCATATCGTGATGGGGGAGTTGGTCCCTAAGTCGATTGCGCTGCAGCGAAGCGAAATGACCGCGATGTGGGTCGCGCGACCGCTGGCGATCTTCAATCGAATCTTTCGCCCGATCGTGCTGTTGATGAACGGCATCGGCAATCTCGTCGTCCGCTCATTCGGCTTATCGAGCACCGACGATCACGCGTCGATTCATTCCGTGGAAGAGTTGGAAATGCTCGTCGCGCAGAGCCGCGAGGCCGGCATCTTGAAACCGAGTGAAGAGCGTATGCTCCGCCGCGTGTTCGACTTCGGCGACAAGCGCGTGAGCCAAGTGATGATGCCGCGCACGGAAGTCGAGGGGATTCCGTCGAACGCGAAGTTTCCGCAGCTGATCGAACTGGCCGCCACGCGCCGCTTCACGCGCTTCCCGGTCTATGAAGAATCGCTCGACAATATCATCGGCGTATTGAACATCAAAGACTTGTTCGAAATGGTGTATCAAACGCAAGAAGGGCGCAAGCCGGCTTTCAGCTTGCGCAGTCTGATTCGCCCGGTGATCTCGGTGCCGGGCGTGTTGTCGATAGACGATCTCTTGTCGGAAATGCTCGCGAAACAGTGCCACATGGCGGTCGTGATCGACGAATACGGCGGCACGGCGGGCATCGTTACGTTCGAGGATATTCTTGAAGAGCTCGTCGGCGACGTGCGCGACGAGTTCGACACGAACGAAGAAGAGTCGCGGCATCCGGTTGAGGTACATGCCGACGGCTCCGCGTCGATTTCCGGCTTAATGACGGTCAGCGAATTCAACGAACAGTTCGGCACGGAACTGAGCGAGCAAGAAGGCTACGAGACGATCGCCGGCTATACCTTGACGCAACTCCGCCGCTCGGCCGAAGTGGGAGACGAAGTCGTCGTGGGGCAATACAAGCTCCATGTAGATGAAATGGCCGACATGCGGATCGCACGGTTGATCGTGCGACGCGCGGAAATCTCCGAGCCGCAGCCGGCTGCCGAACCGGCGGAATAA
- a CDS encoding SDR family NAD(P)-dependent oxidoreductase, whose product MSYWSQKVVVVTGASGGLGYSIAEAFVRAGANVVLSARTPATLQAAEERLRLLNGQSREVGLLSVPTDVTRDEDVAALIARTIERFGRIDALVNNAGLSMRKGVLETTVEDFREMLDLNLLAVVRCTRAAAPHLIASKGHLVNIGSLAGKAASRFLGAYPASKFAVTAYTQQLRLELAVEGLHVLLVCPGPIARDDGRVRSPEELAKLPESARKPGGGVKVSRIQPEVLAAKILTACERRRGELIVPWKARILFTLMQTSPVLADWLIRKFT is encoded by the coding sequence ATGTCTTACTGGTCGCAAAAAGTCGTCGTCGTCACCGGAGCTTCCGGCGGATTGGGGTATTCGATCGCCGAAGCATTCGTTCGCGCCGGAGCGAACGTCGTCTTATCGGCGCGTACTCCGGCGACTTTACAAGCCGCTGAAGAGCGGTTGCGCTTACTCAACGGCCAGTCGCGAGAAGTCGGCCTCCTCAGCGTGCCGACCGACGTGACGCGCGACGAAGACGTCGCCGCGCTGATTGCTCGGACGATCGAACGCTTCGGTCGGATCGATGCCTTGGTGAACAACGCCGGTCTTTCGATGCGCAAGGGGGTGCTCGAGACGACGGTCGAAGATTTCCGCGAGATGCTCGACTTGAACTTGTTGGCGGTCGTGCGTTGCACGCGTGCCGCGGCTCCGCACCTCATCGCGTCGAAAGGGCACTTGGTCAATATCGGCTCGCTTGCCGGTAAGGCCGCCTCGCGCTTTCTCGGGGCATACCCGGCGTCGAAGTTCGCCGTCACGGCTTACACGCAGCAGCTTCGTCTCGAGCTCGCCGTCGAAGGGTTGCATGTGTTGCTGGTCTGCCCCGGCCCGATTGCACGCGACGACGGTCGGGTGCGGAGCCCGGAAGAGTTGGCGAAGTTGCCCGAGAGCGCCCGAAAACCGGGCGGAGGTGTGAAGGTAAGTCGAATACAGCCCGAGGTTTTGGCGGCGAAAATCTTGACTGCGTGCGAGCGACGTCGGGGGGAGTTGATCGTGCCGTGGAAGGCTCGAATTCTGTTTACGCTGATGCAGACTTCCCCTGTTTTAGCCGACTGGTTAATCCGGAAGTTCACCTGA
- a CDS encoding DUF6174 domain-containing protein, translating to MLRYRYIVILTRACLPCMDCHPEILRARRGIARRTIVVALIPVLVVAAMIGIRKWIGPGLPECKPADLAAARERWAAAGLADYDITIVLSGRQSGEIKVSVRDSRPTAMTRNGIQPKQERTWEPWTVPGMFDTVDTDLESTERPKEKYGNDVAGVMIRCRFDERFGYPKKYLHQIMGRHQDLEWEVTEFKPITE from the coding sequence TTGCTTCGTTATCGCTACATCGTCATTCTTACGCGCGCTTGCCTCCCCTGTATGGACTGTCATCCGGAAATCTTGAGAGCGCGCCGCGGGATCGCACGTCGCACGATCGTCGTAGCGTTGATTCCGGTGCTTGTTGTGGCGGCGATGATCGGGATTCGCAAATGGATCGGGCCCGGCTTGCCGGAATGTAAGCCCGCCGATCTTGCTGCGGCGCGCGAACGCTGGGCCGCAGCCGGCCTTGCCGACTACGACATCACGATCGTGCTCAGCGGCCGACAGTCGGGCGAGATTAAGGTGAGCGTGCGCGATAGTCGACCGACGGCGATGACCCGCAACGGTATTCAGCCGAAACAAGAGCGAACTTGGGAGCCTTGGACGGTGCCGGGCATGTTCGATACCGTCGATACCGATTTGGAAAGCACGGAGCGGCCGAAAGAGAAATACGGCAACGATGTGGCCGGCGTCATGATTCGTTGTCGATTCGATGAGCGATTCGGCTATCCGAAAAAATACCTGCATCAGATCATGGGACGGCATCAAGACTTGGAATGGGAAGTTACGGAATTTAAGCCAATCACGGAATGA
- the pyk gene encoding pyruvate kinase produces the protein MNVNRSRANTKIIATVGPASREEAQLSALIDAGVDVFRLNMAHGEIPQHEEVLARIRKLSAEKRHPIAVLVDLAGPKIRLGELVGGEVKCELNAQFEFIREEQSADPHKLGSTYDRLVDELQVGDRVMLADGTVSMLVESKTKNGAKCRCVQAGPIRSRQGINLPGVKVSLPAMSEEDKEHAVWAAKNGVDYVSLSFVRSPKEVLELKWLLDFHHSSARVIAKIEKQEALDHLEAIVNATDGIMVARGDLGVEIDVARMPVVQKQIIAMCHRYQKPVIVATQMLDSMQHSPRPTRAEVTDIANAILDGCDACMLSGETAVGDFPIAAVEMMDRVAVATEPLFATRPPFQTPDRLPEGLEPITHGVVLGATQIAKQLDAKIMIVVSHSGVTALAVSKHRSLIPTIGVSNRESTLRQMCLYWGVIPLAEAPTTDSFELIQHVQKWGIDNGTLAVGDNLVLVAGIGLASKGHNMVRVHIVGQAV, from the coding sequence ATGAACGTCAATCGCTCGCGCGCCAATACAAAGATCATCGCCACGGTCGGGCCCGCTTCGCGCGAAGAGGCGCAACTCTCTGCGCTGATCGACGCCGGAGTCGATGTCTTTCGTCTTAACATGGCACACGGCGAGATTCCGCAACACGAAGAAGTACTCGCACGCATTCGCAAGCTAAGCGCCGAGAAGCGGCACCCCATCGCCGTGCTGGTCGATCTGGCAGGCCCGAAGATTCGCTTGGGCGAACTCGTGGGAGGCGAAGTGAAATGCGAACTCAACGCACAATTCGAATTCATTCGCGAAGAACAATCTGCCGACCCGCACAAGCTTGGCTCCACCTACGATCGCTTAGTCGACGAACTCCAGGTCGGCGATCGCGTGATGCTGGCCGACGGCACGGTGAGCATGCTCGTCGAATCGAAAACCAAAAACGGCGCGAAGTGCCGTTGCGTGCAAGCCGGCCCGATCCGCAGCCGCCAAGGAATCAATCTGCCGGGGGTGAAAGTCAGCTTGCCGGCGATGAGCGAAGAAGACAAAGAACACGCCGTGTGGGCGGCGAAGAACGGCGTCGACTACGTGAGCCTGAGCTTCGTCCGCTCGCCGAAGGAAGTGCTCGAATTAAAGTGGCTGCTCGACTTCCACCATTCTTCGGCCCGCGTGATCGCCAAGATCGAAAAGCAAGAAGCGCTCGATCATTTGGAAGCGATCGTCAACGCTACGGACGGCATCATGGTTGCGCGCGGCGATCTCGGCGTCGAGATCGATGTGGCCCGCATGCCGGTCGTGCAGAAGCAAATCATTGCGATGTGCCACCGGTATCAAAAGCCGGTCATCGTAGCGACGCAAATGCTCGACAGCATGCAACACTCTCCAAGGCCGACGCGCGCGGAAGTAACCGATATCGCCAACGCGATTCTCGACGGCTGCGATGCCTGCATGCTTTCGGGCGAAACGGCCGTCGGCGACTTTCCGATCGCCGCGGTGGAAATGATGGATCGGGTAGCCGTCGCGACGGAACCGCTTTTCGCAACGCGTCCGCCGTTTCAAACTCCCGATCGACTCCCCGAAGGCCTCGAGCCGATTACGCACGGAGTCGTGCTCGGGGCCACGCAGATCGCCAAGCAACTCGATGCGAAGATCATGATCGTGGTCAGCCATAGCGGCGTTACGGCGCTGGCCGTCTCGAAACATCGGAGCCTCATCCCGACGATCGGCGTCAGCAATCGAGAATCGACGCTGCGGCAAATGTGTCTTTATTGGGGGGTCATTCCCTTGGCCGAGGCGCCGACTACTGACAGCTTCGAGCTGATTCAGCATGTGCAGAAGTGGGGGATCGATAACGGAACCCTCGCGGTCGGCGACAACCTCGTACTCGTTGCCGGCATCGGCCTCGCCTCGAAGGGACACAACATGGTCCGCGTCCATATCGTCGGCCAAGCCGTCTAA
- a CDS encoding ABC transporter permease subunit yields MIVGPLFTREWTTLPRRGRLFFARATYGGASAVLIITAWQVLAGSQVVRNVGDFAHFGTTIFQLLAPLHLSAAVFFAALSTAAAVAQEKDRRTFDLLLLTNLSNSELVLGKLLGSLLAVANLVIAAVPFLALTALMGGIEFSKIIAVFWITVGAMIVAGSLGSTIALWRDKTFQTLATTTLVIIAWTGFWEAVARGALGNDCRGISCDTWAAVASPWHAILVVVRPFTVDDSTVGIASRFVPYSSWSLTVVVSLMLSGLLNLWAIWRVRVWNPSREVMIASSTPGPVLEAEAKSRNSAARPEGIEHRWSLSAARTSNSAAEQRPDASSPVAGRGLRKSRAVWDNPILWREIRTWAYGRKVLPVRAAYVGLIVAGMWGLSAAAKESTTSFVQLATLVVPAAIVGALLINMQAVTAVTSERDVRAIDLLLVTDLTPKEFVFGKLGGIFYNTKEMLAAPLVMALALWWFGVTDGESAGYLAFGWLAVAGFAAVVGLHIGMHYSNSRNAAAVSLATVFFLIVGTAVSMRIMTAFSGSFQAQLQPFLATIVGGGIGLYVALGRRNPSPAITLASFALPLATFYAMTSFLLDALLATFLAVVGAYCFASAALLVPAIFEFDVAAGRTTSVDEKEA; encoded by the coding sequence TTGATCGTCGGCCCTCTTTTCACGCGTGAATGGACGACCTTGCCGCGCCGCGGTCGATTGTTCTTTGCCCGCGCTACTTACGGCGGCGCCTCGGCGGTGCTCATCATCACCGCGTGGCAAGTGCTCGCAGGCTCGCAAGTCGTGCGCAACGTCGGCGACTTCGCCCACTTCGGCACGACTATTTTCCAACTCCTCGCGCCGTTGCATCTGTCGGCCGCCGTTTTCTTCGCGGCTCTTTCGACGGCGGCGGCCGTGGCCCAAGAGAAAGATCGTCGCACGTTCGATCTGCTTTTACTCACGAATCTGTCGAATAGCGAACTCGTCCTCGGCAAGCTGTTGGGCAGCTTGCTGGCCGTCGCCAACCTCGTCATCGCCGCAGTGCCGTTCTTAGCGCTCACGGCCCTGATGGGAGGCATCGAGTTCAGTAAGATCATCGCGGTTTTTTGGATCACGGTCGGAGCGATGATCGTCGCCGGAAGCCTTGGCTCGACCATCGCGTTGTGGCGCGACAAGACCTTTCAAACGTTGGCGACGACGACCCTCGTCATCATTGCTTGGACCGGCTTCTGGGAAGCGGTCGCGCGCGGGGCGCTGGGAAACGATTGTCGCGGAATTTCCTGTGATACTTGGGCAGCCGTGGCGAGCCCTTGGCATGCGATTCTGGTCGTGGTGCGGCCGTTTACGGTCGACGATTCGACCGTCGGTATCGCCTCTCGATTCGTTCCCTATTCGTCGTGGAGTCTTACCGTCGTCGTCTCGCTGATGCTAAGCGGCTTGCTGAACCTCTGGGCGATTTGGCGCGTTCGCGTGTGGAATCCTTCGCGCGAGGTGATGATCGCAAGTTCGACTCCCGGCCCGGTTCTCGAGGCCGAAGCGAAGTCACGAAATTCCGCAGCGCGACCTGAAGGTATCGAGCACCGCTGGAGTCTTTCCGCGGCGCGAACGTCCAATTCGGCCGCCGAACAACGGCCCGATGCTTCGTCGCCGGTCGCCGGTCGCGGTCTGAGAAAGAGCCGCGCAGTGTGGGACAACCCGATCCTGTGGCGCGAAATTCGAACTTGGGCTTACGGTCGAAAAGTGTTGCCGGTTCGTGCTGCATACGTCGGACTCATCGTCGCCGGCATGTGGGGACTATCGGCCGCCGCGAAAGAATCGACGACCTCGTTCGTCCAATTGGCGACGCTCGTCGTTCCGGCCGCCATCGTCGGCGCTTTGCTCATCAACATGCAAGCGGTTACCGCGGTCACCTCGGAGCGTGATGTTCGCGCGATCGATCTCTTGCTCGTTACCGATCTGACGCCGAAGGAATTCGTGTTCGGCAAGCTCGGCGGCATCTTTTACAACACCAAGGAGATGCTTGCCGCGCCGCTCGTCATGGCCTTGGCGCTGTGGTGGTTCGGTGTGACCGACGGAGAATCCGCCGGTTATCTTGCGTTCGGCTGGCTCGCGGTTGCCGGCTTCGCCGCCGTGGTCGGATTGCATATCGGCATGCACTACTCGAACTCGCGCAATGCAGCCGCGGTGAGCCTAGCGACCGTTTTCTTTCTCATCGTCGGAACGGCCGTGAGCATGCGCATCATGACCGCGTTCAGCGGTTCGTTTCAGGCGCAGCTGCAACCGTTTCTCGCCACGATCGTCGGCGGCGGCATCGGCCTCTACGTGGCGCTGGGGCGTAGAAACCCGTCCCCCGCGATCACATTGGCGTCGTTCGCGCTACCCTTGGCGACTTTCTATGCCATGACGAGCTTCTTGCTCGATGCGTTGCTCGCCACCTTTTTAGCCGTGGTCGGCGCATACTGCTTCGCGTCGGCGGCGCTGCTGGTGCCGGCGATCTTCGAGTTCGACGTAGCCGCCGGGCGCACGACGTCCGTAGATGAGAAAGAAGCCTAA
- a CDS encoding tetratricopeptide repeat protein: MLYPRPIERLSLLALLLLPLLLPCGGCCLWRMQNPVSKSVVESRQYVQQGVNALERRDLSEAERYCSQAIRACPDDPEARRHYADVLWEQGRPKEAIAQIEAALNHAADDTETRLRAAEMRLITRDYEGSLADVRRAIDVDPKSAAAWAMKGRILRERGELQQALADTQRSLTYEPRNRVVLRQSADLYAALQQPNKALCSLQALADTYGPGEEPQDLFVAEGFAYAALDRRYEAAKSLRAACERGPATSELLLALAEVETSAGQSLEAYRTAQQAIALAPDDPRCRAMLQQTAAAATGALGNYRR, encoded by the coding sequence ATGCTCTATCCGCGACCTATCGAGCGGTTATCTCTTCTCGCGCTGCTGTTGTTGCCGCTGCTGTTGCCTTGCGGTGGTTGCTGCCTCTGGCGAATGCAGAATCCGGTGAGCAAGTCGGTCGTCGAGAGTCGGCAATACGTGCAGCAAGGGGTTAACGCGCTGGAGCGTCGCGATCTCTCCGAAGCCGAGCGCTACTGCTCGCAAGCGATTCGGGCCTGCCCCGACGACCCGGAGGCGCGGCGGCATTACGCGGACGTGCTATGGGAACAAGGGCGTCCGAAAGAAGCGATCGCACAAATCGAAGCTGCGCTTAACCATGCAGCCGACGATACCGAGACACGCCTTCGCGCGGCGGAGATGCGCTTAATCACGCGCGACTACGAAGGCTCGCTCGCCGATGTACGCCGGGCCATCGACGTCGATCCGAAGTCGGCTGCGGCTTGGGCGATGAAAGGCCGGATCCTGCGCGAGCGGGGTGAGTTGCAACAAGCACTCGCCGACACTCAACGTTCGCTCACCTACGAGCCGCGAAACCGTGTAGTCTTGCGCCAATCGGCCGACCTCTACGCGGCGTTGCAGCAGCCGAACAAAGCGCTCTGCTCCTTGCAAGCTCTCGCCGATACCTATGGGCCCGGTGAAGAGCCGCAAGACTTATTCGTGGCCGAGGGGTTTGCCTACGCGGCCTTAGACCGGCGTTACGAAGCAGCGAAGTCGTTGCGGGCTGCGTGCGAGCGAGGTCCGGCGACGTCGGAGTTGTTGCTCGCGCTGGCGGAAGTAGAAACATCGGCAGGCCAGAGCTTGGAAGCGTACCGCACGGCACAACAAGCGATCGCGCTCGCTCCCGACGATCCCCGTTGTCGCGCGATGTTGCAGCAGACCGCAGCCGCGGCGACCGGGGCGCTCGGCAACTATCGCCGGTAG
- a CDS encoding winged helix-turn-helix domain-containing protein, whose translation MATLETSGTTGIGETAGIVWKTLAVQGPTSLTKLIKETGAPRDTVLQALGWLAREDKIEVEDGRTKKFSLK comes from the coding sequence ATGGCGACGTTAGAGACATCAGGCACGACCGGCATCGGCGAGACTGCCGGCATCGTCTGGAAGACGCTTGCGGTGCAGGGGCCCACTTCGCTCACGAAGCTGATTAAGGAGACCGGAGCTCCGCGCGACACGGTGCTGCAAGCGCTCGGCTGGCTGGCCCGCGAAGATAAGATCGAAGTCGAAGACGGCCGCACGAAGAAATTCAGCTTGAAATAG
- the corA gene encoding magnesium/cobalt transporter CorA, producing the protein MSRQKPDKHRLPHFRRRKATAGAPPGSIIIDPQAPCPEMHLMAYDKDKLIDRDIADVAAVKPYLATGQVVWINVEGLGSEKTLRDIAALFHLHPLAMEDVVNVHQRPKIDRYGELLFITIRMHAQKEILQTEQVSFFVGKRFVITFLEDPGDCFDAVRRRLRESDGLIRQRGADYLAYALLDGAVDAFFPLLEEFGERLEELEDEVILTPSPAAAARIHEAKFNLRALRRVIWPLREAMNELARDTSSIICEETRVYLRDLYDHTVQIIDIVETYREMGSDLTDLYLSSLSNRMNEIMRVLTVIATIFMPLSFIVGVYGMNFNADSPWNMPELNWKYGYLFVWIIILATACGMLGFFYRRGWLGAQSNSALLKRDRESNGAD; encoded by the coding sequence GTGAGCCGACAGAAGCCTGACAAACATCGTTTGCCGCATTTCCGGCGTCGCAAAGCGACGGCCGGCGCGCCGCCGGGTTCGATCATCATCGATCCGCAAGCGCCGTGTCCGGAGATGCATTTGATGGCTTACGACAAAGATAAGCTGATCGATCGCGACATCGCGGATGTCGCGGCGGTGAAGCCGTATCTGGCGACCGGACAGGTCGTATGGATCAATGTCGAAGGGCTCGGCAGCGAGAAGACGTTGCGCGACATCGCGGCGTTATTCCATCTTCATCCGTTGGCGATGGAAGACGTCGTCAACGTGCATCAACGGCCGAAGATCGATCGTTACGGCGAACTGCTGTTCATCACGATTCGCATGCACGCGCAGAAGGAGATCTTGCAGACGGAGCAAGTGAGCTTCTTCGTCGGGAAGCGGTTCGTCATCACGTTTTTAGAAGATCCGGGCGACTGCTTCGATGCGGTTCGCCGACGCTTGCGCGAAAGCGACGGTTTGATCCGGCAACGGGGTGCCGATTATCTGGCCTACGCCTTGCTGGACGGAGCGGTCGACGCCTTCTTTCCGTTGTTGGAAGAGTTCGGCGAACGGTTGGAAGAATTGGAAGACGAAGTGATTCTTACGCCGTCGCCTGCGGCAGCCGCGCGCATCCATGAAGCGAAATTCAATTTACGCGCGCTGCGGCGCGTCATCTGGCCGCTGCGCGAAGCGATGAACGAGTTGGCTCGAGATACTTCGTCGATCATCTGCGAGGAGACGCGTGTTTACCTGCGCGATCTCTACGATCACACGGTGCAGATCATCGACATCGTAGAAACCTATCGAGAAATGGGCTCCGATCTCACGGATCTCTACTTGTCGAGCCTGAGCAATCGGATGAACGAGATCATGCGCGTGCTGACCGTGATCGCGACGATCTTCATGCCGCTCAGCTTTATCGTCGGCGTCTACGGCATGAACTTCAACGCCGACTCACCTTGGAACATGCCGGAGTTGAACTGGAAGTATGGCTATCTGTTCGTCTGGATCATTATCTTGGCGACGGCGTGCGGGATGCTGGGGTTCTTCTACCGTCGCGGCTGGCTCGGCGCTCAGTCGAATTCCGCGTTGCTGAAGCGAGATCGAGAATCGAACGGAGCCGATTGA